The DNA window CCAAACTTTGTGAATGTTTGCGCTGGACTCGGCAACGGCAGCTTGACGCAACATGACTCGGACACGTGTCTTTTAGGGGCCGTCAACAGGGGTCGACGAGTCCATTACTGTTGTCGTTCGAAACGGACTGACGTTCCATGATGGTTTCCCACTAAGTCTGTCTCTGAGTCATACGGGGTCTTGCTGTGAATGAGGCAGTATCCCATACGAAAAAACACTCATCACGTAGCGACGTTGCGAAGTGCGGGTATGCGAAACACTCCACAGGATCAATTTTGCTAGCTCATAGCCGGTCAACAACGAGACAGAATCGACTCGGCATTAGTTGCGTTCACTTACCCGTTGCCCGTGCCGATGACACATGCTGAGGGCAGCCCGACTTACAGGACTGCCCTCAGACATCAGGTCGTCAAGCCACCGTCAGCGTAAGCGAAGCCGAGCTCAATCCGTCTGCACTAGCAGTAACGACGATTTGGCCAGGATTTTGCGGCGCTCGAATATATGCCATTGCTTTGCCATGGTACGAATAGCGCTTGCCGCGCTGGAAACTGTCGACGTTGTGGGGATTGCCGCTTCCGACGGCCGCCAACTGGCCACCTGAAGCAGCGAAGCTGACACGCACTACCGCATCAGGTACCAGACGCCCTTGTGCGTCAACTACACTGGCAAGCACATGCGCCACAGCGTCCGGGCTTGCTGCCAGAGTCAAAGTGTCCGATGACAGCTGAATTGCGGCCGACGCCCCCGTAGTGGTGAGTGTTTTGCTGCCAATCTGGGTGCCATTCTTAAAGGCTATGGCTTGCAACGTACCTGCCTGATAAGGAACCCAGAACGAAGCGATGCACTTATCGGTTGCCTGTAATGTAAGCGACTGGAGCAATTGCCCGTTGAGATGCAGATCAACCCGATCGGCGCTGGTGTAGACGTGGACGCGCATTGAAGTCGCAGCGGGAACATCCCACGTCCAGCTTTCCAGCTCGTCAAACCAGCCGAATGAAAAAGCCTGTTGCTGCTGATTTCCAGAAACGGGTCTTGCAACTGCCATCTCGATCGGGCTGGCGTTCCATACTGCTCGTCGATAGAGATGCTGGGCAGTCGGTTGTCCGATCAGGTCAAAATCACCGCAACCAGCGGCAAACCACGGGTACGGCGCCCACGCACCACCAGCCTGCTCTCCGAAAGCCGAAAATCCCGGGCCCAAGAAGGACGTTTCTGTGTCACTACCTTTATCGATGAGTGCTGGCACGTTCAGGCCTGCTTCGCCCATATAGTCCCACGCAGTCCAGACAAAGTCGCCGACGACGAAACTGTTGTTGGTCACCTGCTGCCAGTTGTCGTAGAACGTAGACGCGTAGCTCTCCGATTGATTCCAGGCTTTATTTGGAACGGCCTGGCGTGCGGCGACGTAGGACTGTTCATAGTGAACGTCGCAGAAGTCCGTGTACGGTGCGACCGACGGACCGTTGTAGATAGACAGGATACCTTGAGCACCGCCCTGCATGACTGGTCGACTGGTATCCAGACTTTTGAGCTTGGTGATCAGTTGCTGACCTCTCGGTTGAGCCGTAGTGGAATCGTATATCTCATTTGCGATGGACCAGAGGCACACTGCTGGGCTATTCCGCGATGCCAGTACCCAGCTTTCAAGGTCGCTCTCCCAATACTGCGGAAAATACAAATGATAGTCGTCGGGGTTCTTGGCGACATCCCACATATCGACGAATTCGTTCAGCAGGATCATTCCGACCTTTTCGGCAGCTTGAACAAATTCACGGCTGGGCGGGTTATGCGAGCACCGGACTGCATTGAAACCTCCAGCTTTCAGCGTAGACATGCGCCAATATTCTTCGTCACCAAGACTGATCGAGCCAAGTGCCCCATTGGTATGGTGAACATTGCCACCCTTCAGTTTGAGCGGAGTTCCGTTCAGGATAAATCCATCAGTTGCACTTACCGTCACAGTCCTGATGCCGAAAGTCTCAAGTGTCTGGTCAGTGACCGTTCCAGCATTGTTCACCTGGACCACAGCCGTGTACAGATACGGTGTATCGGGTGACCAGATCTGTGGGCTCGGAACGGCGATCGTCAGCAGAGTGTCCTTGCTAGCCCCTGCTGCGATTGTCTGAGCGGCGCTGCTTGCGTTGGCCACCTGCTTGCCGGACGCGTCGAAGAAGAGGATCCGGACAGACGTGGAAACGGATGCAGTTGAAGCGTTCTGCACTGTGATCTGGGCGTTGACGGTAGCTGAGCCCGCCGACAATTGTTGTGTGGTCAGTCCGACGCCAAACCGAGGAATACGAACTGCATTTGTTGTCGTGAGGTGCGTGTGCCGATATATGCCGGAACCTGCGTACCATCGGCTGTTTAGCCCGAGATTTTGTACGCGCACCGCGATGACGTTGTCTCCTGCAACGAGATAAGGCGTCAAGTCGTACGCGAACGCTGTGTAACCGTACGGATGGAAACCGAGATGCTGGCCATTGATCCACACATCGGAGTTTTGATAGACGCCGTCAAAGCGCAACTCGACTTGCTGCCCGGGAGTAGGCTTGAAGGTGAAATGCTTCCGATACCAACCTTCGCCACCGATGGTGCGCCCGGTTGCGCGATCTCCAGGACTGGCTGTCTTGTCGAATGGCCCGATGCGTGTGGGTGCAGAACTGGTGAGTGTCGGCTGCTCAAAAACAAATAGATGAGAAGGCTGGGATGTGGCCTGGCCGTCGTCGCTACCGCCGGGAAGATCCTCGATACTCCAGTCATGCGGTAAATTCATCGACCGCCACCCTTGATCGGCGAACGATGCCAGGGACGCAGCGGCTGGATCGAGCGTGCCATTGAAGAATTGCCAGTTTGCGTCGAACGATACAGTCCGGGTGCTCGCGCTCTTAAGAGCGTCAGGTAGCGTCACATCGCTAGGGGCCTGAAGTTCGGAGCCGCCGCTACCGCAGGCAGACGCCAGTGGCAGGGCTGCAATAGCAGCCGCCATCTTCATAATGCGTCGGCGGTCAGGCGAAGCGAGCGATTCACCGTAGGAGGGCAGGCGTGTCTCTTTATCTTCCAAGATAAGTCTCCATTGTTTTTTATCGAATCCGATCACTGCATACGGCTATAATTCATATCGGAGAAATAACTATAACCGTGCGTTACGAAAAGCCGGTTGCAAGTCGTTGCGTCAGTTTGCATATAGGCGCGCGATCAATGTTGCGTCGCAGCATATAAAAATTATATTTTTAATTAAGCACTAGAATCATTTATTCGAGGAGGGTGCGATGGGTATTGGCCAAAAATCCGTTACATCTGCTTTGGTGCGTCGCGGCATGCAAAGTGCCTTGCGTTTGGGAATGGATATTAGGGAATTCCAGAAACTCACCGAAATTTCGGAAGCTGAAGCAAATCAAATTGGCGGACGGGTAGCCGGGGTCAAATATATTTCAATGCTGAATTTGATCGAAAGACTCCCTGAGCCGGTCAACCTCGCGATCCCCGGTGAAAACGATTATTTACTCGAACCTTTCTCTAGTACCATCGCTGTGGTCTCCAATGCTCCTAATCTGATTATTGCATTTGAAAAATGCATCGAATTGCGCGCGGTAATTGGAGAAATTGATGGGATGTCTTTCAGGCAATCTGGTGCGCAATTTCAATTCGACTTCCTGCTCGACGGCTCTGAGCGAACGCCCTTGATGGCACTCAACAGTTTCGGAGGTGTCATCAAGCTCGCAGAGAGGTACGGCGGCACGAAACTCCAGACGCCCATCATTGAACTGGTCGGGCCGGAAAGCCCTACATGGAAGAATTTAGTTTCGGAATTAGATTGCCGGGTGATTTTCGGTAAAAATAGTAATCGTCTTACCTTTTCCGCTCCGCATGCCACTTTGCGATTTCCACAACATAACGAATTGCTTTTTAAAATATTTTCCAGTAAAGCCGATTTTGAACTCCGGCGCTTACGAGAAAACCATTCGTTTCAATTTAAAGTGGAAACTTTTTTGATTTCGTTGTTCTCAAATGGAAATATATTACCATTTGAGAACAACATTCTGCTCCTCACGTGCCAGGAGTTTGGACTGTCACGCTCGGCTCTACATAGAAGGCTGCAGCAGGAAGATACGAATTTTCAAAATGTTATTGCACGGGTACGGATTAATGAAGCCAAGCGGCTTTTGATTGAAAACCGAATGCAGTTATCGGAAATCGGCGATGTTCTCGGATTTTCATCGCCATCCGTCTTCTCTCGATTCTTTTCAGATCAGGCTGGAATTTCACCATCGCGCTTTAAATTCAATCATGTCGATGGCCGTCCAGTTTCGGGAAATTGAGCCTTGGTTATCGTCGCTCATTGACCCTAGGGTAGTACATAAAAATGCCATGCCGAGATGTGCTCTCGAAACATGAGAGAGTGATGAATGTGGGCCCAAATTGCCTGTCGCATCATATCGGCACATCAGCGCGAAAATTCGAACTCGATTGATCGAGCACTCTTTCTTCCGATTGCGACAACATCCGGCTAAGGCGAAGGATGTCAGGCAAACCGAAGTCGGTTACGGTCGGCCCGCGTTCGCCTTTCACAGCCGCGACGTCTGACGCAATTTGCAACGCGCATGAACGTTCTCTAAGCAAAGCGCCTAATGCATCTGCAAGCAACTTACGGTCACGGTCGTCCAGATTGTCGTGAATCTCGTTGGGGCTCGGCAAAATTTCGTCTCCGTTTGTTGCACATGTATTCGAAAGTGATGATCTGCTACGGAAGCCGGGTTTTCGCAGCAGACCAATGCCATTACGAAATCTTGTTCTTGTTGTAGACGTCGATGAAAACGGCGGCAAGAAGAACCAGTCCTTTGATGACCTGTTGATAGTCGATACCAATCCCCATGATCGACATACCGTTGTTCATGACGCCCATAATGAATGCGCCGATCACCGCGCCCATGACCTTGCCCACTCCGCCAGAGGCCGAAGCACCGCCGATGAAACACGCCGCAATCACGTCGAGCTCGAAACCTGTTCCGGCTTTTGGCGTCGCACTGTTCAGGCGGGCAGCGAATATGAGGCCCGCAAGTGCAGCCAGAATTCCCATATTGATGAATGTGTAGAACGAAACGCGCTCGGTGTTGATGCCCGACAGCTTCGCCGCTTTCACATTGCCACCCACCGCGTAGATACGCCGCCCGATCGTGGTCCGATTCATGACGAAGGTGTAGGCGCCAATGAGGACACCCATAATAATGAGGACCGTAGGCATGCCTCGATACGATGCGAGCAAATAAGAGAAGTAAACAATGAAGGCCGTAAGGACGACATTCTTCGCGATAAACATACCGGCCGAACTGGTTCCGACTCCATGCGCCGTAGCTTTGGCCCGATGACGGAACTCGATGTAGAAGAATGTCAGTCCGACAAGGAGACCCAGGGCAAGCGACGTAATTCGGAGGTTTTGGCCGTGGAAGAAATCAGGAATGAAGCCCGAACTGACGACGGCGAAAACATCCGGAAAAGGTCCTATTGATTGTCCTTGCAGGAGGGTAATGGTGAGTCCGCGAAAAACGAGCATGCCCGCGAGCGTCACGATGAAGGACGGCATCCGCCAGAATGCAACGAAGTAGCCTTGCGCAGCACCGATCAATGCGCCGGCAGCCACACAAATCACTGTTCCGAGGATCGGGTCGACGTTCAACTGGACCATCAAGACCGCCGCCAGCGCACCGATAAAACCTGAAGTCGAACCGACGGACAGATCGATGTGCCCCGCTACGATCACCATCAACATGCCGAGCGCCATGATGACGATATAGCTGTTTTGCAAGATCAGGTTCGTCAGATTCAGTGGTTGCATCAGGGTGGCGTTGGTCGACACCTGAAAGAAACCCATGATGATGACCAGCGAAACAAGCAAGCCATATTCGCGCAGGCCACGCTTGAGAGCGTGCACGGATTCCAGCTTACCGCCCTGAGGCTCAGGCGATGCTGGCGTTGTGAGAGGATTGCTCATTTTAATTAACTCCGTTTCTCATAATGGCACGCATGATTTTTTCCTGGCTGGCGTCTTCGCCTCGCAACTCGCCTACGATTCGTCCTTCGTTCATCACGTATATGCGGTCGCACATGCCCAGAAGTTCTGGCATTTCGGACGAGATCATGACGACGCATTTACCGTCCGCTGCCGCCTCGTTGATGATTGTGTAGATTTCGTACTTCGCGCCTACATCGATGCCACGCGTTGGCTCATCGAGAATGAGAACTTCCGGCGCAGAATGTAGCCATTTACTCAGCACTACCTTCTGTTGATTCCCACCCGATAGATTCCCCACTTTCTGGTCGAGGTCATGACATCGAATGCGAAGCTTCTGCCTGAAGTTTGAAGCAATCGAGTTTTCCTTATGCTCGTCAACGATGGCCAGACGAGAGATCGATTTCAGGTTAGCTAGAGAAATGTTTCTCTTGATGGTGTCGTCCAGCAGTAATCCAGCACCCTTTCGGTCTTCGGTAACGTAAGCCAGGCCGTGACTGATCGCTTTCGGGACGGTCGAGACGTCGACTTTCTTTCCATGCAGCGTCACGGTGCCAGTTATTTTCTTGCCGTAAGACCGGCCGAACACGCTCATGGCAAGTTCGGTCCGCCCGGACCCCATCAGTCCGGCAATCCCTACAACTTCGCCGCGTTTGGCATGGATCGTTACACCCTTGATAACTTGCCGCTCAAGATGGTTAGGGTGGTGAACTTTCCAGTCGGACACCTCAAAGATTGTCTCGCCGACATTGGGTGTACGGGGTGGATATCGGTCATTCATTTCCCGTCCTACCATTGCCTTGATGATGCGCTCTTCGCTTATCGTCTTGGCGTTGCAGTCCAGTTCGTCAACCGTCGAGCCGTCGCGAATAACGGTAATCGCGTCGGCTACTCGAGAAATTTCGTTGAGCTTGTGCGAGATGATGATGGCAGTTACGCCTCGCTCGCGCAGTTCAAGCAAAAGTGCGAGCAGGGTGTCGCTGTCTTTTTCGTTGAGGCTCGCGGTAGGCTCGTCAAGAATGAGAAGTTTCACTTCTTTCGACAACGCCTTGGCGATTTCGACGAGCTGCTGCTTTCCGATACCGAGTGTCACGACGGGAGCATCGGGAGAGTCGTTGAGACCGACTTTCTCCAGCAGCAGTTTGGTCTTTGCGTACGATCCCTGCCAATCGATTACGCCGCCTTTGGCCTGTTCGTTTCCGAGGAAAATATTTTCGGTAATCGAGAGCATTGGCACCAGTGTGAGTTCCTGGTGAATAATGATGATACCGGCTTGCTCGCTGTCGTGGATGCCGGAAAACTTGCGTTCTATCCCACGATAGACCACCTCGCCTGCGTACGATCCGTGTGGATAGACGCCGCTCAAAATCTTCATGAGAGTCGACTTGCCCGCGCCATTCTCCCCGCAAATCGCGTGGATCTGCCCCTCTCGGACCGACAGATTCACGTTATTCAAAGCTTTAATGCCGCCAAAGCTCTTTTGAATACAGCGCATTTCTAGAATCGTATTCATCACTTCGCAACCTGTAGCATCGGATGCAGCCTGCAGGAGCATCTCGAAAGATGCCGCCAGCAGGCCAATCGATGGAAGTCCACTCGAGTCGAGCAACGGGAGCCTATGCCGCGACCCATCCACACTCACTTAAGCTGTGATTCCTTGTAGTAGCCGCTGTTCGTGACCAGAACAGATTTCCAGTTGCCACCGTTGACCACGACCGGTTTCAGGAGATAAGTAGGAACCACCTTGACTCCATTGTTGTAGGTCTTGGAGTCGTTCACCGGTACAGGTTTATTGCTGGAAGCTGCATCTGCCATCTCGACGGTGGCCTTGGCCAGTTCGCGCGTGTCTTTGAATATGGTCGTATTTTGATCGCCACGAATAATGGCCTTCACGCTTGGGATTTCAGCATCCTGGCCCGTAATGATAGGCATGGGTTGTTGCGCAGAGCCGTACCCAACTCCTTTGAGTGACGAAATGATGCCGATACTGATTCCGTCATAGGGCGAAAGAACGGCGTCTACATGAGAGTTCCCGTAGTAGGCGCTCAACAGATTGTCCATGCGAGCCTGCGCGGTAGCCCCGTCCCAGCGGAAAGTCGCAACCTTGTCGAACGCAACCTGCCCGCTACGAACAACAACCTTGCCCTTGTCCATGTACGGCTTGATGACGGAGAGCATTCCGTCGTAGACGACGTGAGCGTTGTTATCGTCGGCGGAACCGCCGAAGATTTCAATGTTGGCCGGCGTTTTTCGGTTGTTCAGGTCGAGTGCCTTAACCACTGACTGGGCCATCAGAACGCCAACGCCGAAGTTGTCGAACGTCGCGTAGTAGTCAACGTCCTTGGTGCCTCTAATCAGGCGGTCATAAGCGATGACCTTGATTCCGCGAGCCTGAGCCTTGCTGAGTGCGTTGGAAAGTGTTGTTCCATCGATCGGGGCGATAACCAGGATCTTCGCTCCTTTGGTGATCAGATTCTCGATCTGTGCAATCTGATTCGGGACGTCATCGTCCGCATACTGAAGGTCGGGTTGATAGCCTTTTGCTTTGAATGCATCGACCATGCTTTGACCATCTGAAATCCAGCGCGACGACGACTTGGTCGGCATAGAAATACCTACCAGGCCTTTTTCCTGCGCGCCGGCGAGAGAAGCTGTGGTGAAAAGCGTCACTGCCAGCGCAGCGGTCATTAG is part of the Paraburkholderia fungorum genome and encodes:
- the chvE gene encoding multiple monosaccharide ABC transporter substrate-binding protein → MNSLKLMTAALAVTLFTTASLAGAQEKGLVGISMPTKSSSRWISDGQSMVDAFKAKGYQPDLQYADDDVPNQIAQIENLITKGAKILVIAPIDGTTLSNALSKAQARGIKVIAYDRLIRGTKDVDYYATFDNFGVGVLMAQSVVKALDLNNRKTPANIEIFGGSADDNNAHVVYDGMLSVIKPYMDKGKVVVRSGQVAFDKVATFRWDGATAQARMDNLLSAYYGNSHVDAVLSPYDGISIGIISSLKGVGYGSAQQPMPIITGQDAEIPSVKAIIRGDQNTTIFKDTRELAKATVEMADAASSNKPVPVNDSKTYNNGVKVVPTYLLKPVVVNGGNWKSVLVTNSGYYKESQLK
- a CDS encoding sugar-binding domain-containing protein — encoded protein: MEDKETRLPSYGESLASPDRRRIMKMAAAIAALPLASACGSGGSELQAPSDVTLPDALKSASTRTVSFDANWQFFNGTLDPAAASLASFADQGWRSMNLPHDWSIEDLPGGSDDGQATSQPSHLFVFEQPTLTSSAPTRIGPFDKTASPGDRATGRTIGGEGWYRKHFTFKPTPGQQVELRFDGVYQNSDVWINGQHLGFHPYGYTAFAYDLTPYLVAGDNVIAVRVQNLGLNSRWYAGSGIYRHTHLTTTNAVRIPRFGVGLTTQQLSAGSATVNAQITVQNASTASVSTSVRILFFDASGKQVANASSAAQTIAAGASKDTLLTIAVPSPQIWSPDTPYLYTAVVQVNNAGTVTDQTLETFGIRTVTVSATDGFILNGTPLKLKGGNVHHTNGALGSISLGDEEYWRMSTLKAGGFNAVRCSHNPPSREFVQAAEKVGMILLNEFVDMWDVAKNPDDYHLYFPQYWESDLESWVLASRNSPAVCLWSIANEIYDSTTAQPRGQQLITKLKSLDTSRPVMQGGAQGILSIYNGPSVAPYTDFCDVHYEQSYVAARQAVPNKAWNQSESYASTFYDNWQQVTNNSFVVGDFVWTAWDYMGEAGLNVPALIDKGSDTETSFLGPGFSAFGEQAGGAWAPYPWFAAGCGDFDLIGQPTAQHLYRRAVWNASPIEMAVARPVSGNQQQQAFSFGWFDELESWTWDVPAATSMRVHVYTSADRVDLHLNGQLLQSLTLQATDKCIASFWVPYQAGTLQAIAFKNGTQIGSKTLTTTGASAAIQLSSDTLTLAASPDAVAHVLASVVDAQGRLVPDAVVRVSFAASGGQLAAVGSGNPHNVDSFQRGKRYSYHGKAMAYIRAPQNPGQIVVTASADGLSSASLTLTVA
- a CDS encoding AraC family transcriptional regulator gives rise to the protein MGIGQKSVTSALVRRGMQSALRLGMDIREFQKLTEISEAEANQIGGRVAGVKYISMLNLIERLPEPVNLAIPGENDYLLEPFSSTIAVVSNAPNLIIAFEKCIELRAVIGEIDGMSFRQSGAQFQFDFLLDGSERTPLMALNSFGGVIKLAERYGGTKLQTPIIELVGPESPTWKNLVSELDCRVIFGKNSNRLTFSAPHATLRFPQHNELLFKIFSSKADFELRRLRENHSFQFKVETFLISLFSNGNILPFENNILLLTCQEFGLSRSALHRRLQQEDTNFQNVIARVRINEAKRLLIENRMQLSEIGDVLGFSSPSVFSRFFSDQAGISPSRFKFNHVDGRPVSGN
- the mmsA gene encoding multiple monosaccharide ABC transporter ATP-binding protein: MNTILEMRCIQKSFGGIKALNNVNLSVREGQIHAICGENGAGKSTLMKILSGVYPHGSYAGEVVYRGIERKFSGIHDSEQAGIIIIHQELTLVPMLSITENIFLGNEQAKGGVIDWQGSYAKTKLLLEKVGLNDSPDAPVVTLGIGKQQLVEIAKALSKEVKLLILDEPTASLNEKDSDTLLALLLELRERGVTAIIISHKLNEISRVADAITVIRDGSTVDELDCNAKTISEERIIKAMVGREMNDRYPPRTPNVGETIFEVSDWKVHHPNHLERQVIKGVTIHAKRGEVVGIAGLMGSGRTELAMSVFGRSYGKKITGTVTLHGKKVDVSTVPKAISHGLAYVTEDRKGAGLLLDDTIKRNISLANLKSISRLAIVDEHKENSIASNFRQKLRIRCHDLDQKVGNLSGGNQQKVVLSKWLHSAPEVLILDEPTRGIDVGAKYEIYTIINEAAADGKCVVMISSEMPELLGMCDRIYVMNEGRIVGELRGEDASQEKIMRAIMRNGVN
- the mmsB gene encoding multiple monosaccharide ABC transporter permease; the encoded protein is MSNPLTTPASPEPQGGKLESVHALKRGLREYGLLVSLVIIMGFFQVSTNATLMQPLNLTNLILQNSYIVIMALGMLMVIVAGHIDLSVGSTSGFIGALAAVLMVQLNVDPILGTVICVAAGALIGAAQGYFVAFWRMPSFIVTLAGMLVFRGLTITLLQGQSIGPFPDVFAVVSSGFIPDFFHGQNLRITSLALGLLVGLTFFYIEFRHRAKATAHGVGTSSAGMFIAKNVVLTAFIVYFSYLLASYRGMPTVLIIMGVLIGAYTFVMNRTTIGRRIYAVGGNVKAAKLSGINTERVSFYTFINMGILAALAGLIFAARLNSATPKAGTGFELDVIAACFIGGASASGGVGKVMGAVIGAFIMGVMNNGMSIMGIGIDYQQVIKGLVLLAAVFIDVYNKNKIS